In the Glycine max cultivar Williams 82 chromosome 6, Glycine_max_v4.0, whole genome shotgun sequence genome, AGAGTTGGTTAACAAACACTAATGAATACTGGTCTGAGAGATTTGTGACCCATTTCTTAGTCGTTAAGAAAAAGCCATGCACTTTTGCTTTgtctttcttaatttcttatttatttccctcaacactccaaactcaaaagccTTCACTTCCACTTTCTCAGGGTCCCCATTTGTTCTCCAATTTACCCGCCCATAATAGAGGGAGATGCAACTTTTGGCTTCAGATGGGACGTGGCTAGTTGGCGTATTAGATCAACATTAATTGATCACATAAAGATTTCACTCACATTTTCATTTCATTGCGTTAATTCTAACTTTAGTCCCCCCAATCTAAACTTGATTAGTCATAAAGCAGGGTAAGTCTTCAGCAAATAAATAAGGGtgtttttatgtcatttttgttttttagtttttcaaatttattttgtaattctgtcaaaaaaagttgtttttataaaatatttttaaaaattagattttagAGAATAAGAATTGACGAATAAGATGCGAGAGTTTAAAGaacatgaataaataaaaactaagtaaaaaattaaaataatttagagatgttttaattttaaaaactaaaaaatatattacttttgaaaacaacttttttttttataaaaaaaataatcttaccaaatagtataatttttcatttttaagaaaaaaaaaaacaaacctttCGGAAAACTTGTACTAGCTAATTTCGACCTAATAGAAAACCACCGTCACGTtaatgattcattttttttttttgagttttctCATGAAAATGGTTCCAGAATAATCCAGATTCGATACCATTGAACATCATGTCCTTCACAGAGTTAATTACTTAAACGACAAGGAGCACTAGAAGTCGTATTTGGATTAAAGGGTCCACTAAAGATCTCTATGTAACTTCTTCTGTTTTAGTAGCCATCGAACTGGTGTCCCACAATGAAACCAGAAATTGTAGGTTTACGATCATttttgaaccatgaaataagctATATACTATGAATTTTAATCCACTAATATTGGCACTAATAATCTGACCTCTGATACAACACTGCAAATTTAAAGACTatagacttaaatattttgtaatgtAGCAATCGGATTTGATTAATGCTGTGGTTAATCATGCACTGCCATAACGTGCATATAATAAAGTAGCTGTAGCATTTTGACCGTTTAAAATCAAGATATCCATCAACTTCATTCTCTTGAACTGTGCTTTTCTAAGTGCAACTATAAATACTACTATATGAGGATAAGAATCTCTCATGCCACGTGTTATTGCACAACAAAACACTAAACATTTTAGCAAATTGCTAAAGTTAGCTATTTCTAGGCCTCTTTCCTCTGCAATGTTAATTGGCTAATGGCCAGTTTCATATGTTGGTCCttattaaaaagtatatataattttgatcagGCATAGAGTACAACCTTTCATATTAAAGTAACAACAATATTAAACAAATTAGGGAAGTAGTGGCTTGTCCTCTACGTACCTTTAGATTTAGAAATTAGATGGGATTGACTGATGCTACAAAGTACAAAGCTTTTACATGCAGTAGAATCGTTTCagaaaacttaaaaccaatccaAAATGGAAGGGCGTTTGCTTATAGTAATAACGAGATgaattggattaaaaaaatatattcatcaaTATTGGTGTGAAGCATGTAAATATTGAAATGATATATAACTAAAGAATGAGAATCTTTTGGTATGTACAAAAAGAAAGGAgataaggaaaaaagaaaacaaaagaaaaaacgaGTGGAGGACTGTAAACGGAAATGAGCGGAGTGCCAAATAACATTTGTGGGGGCACGATCAGAAATTTTAATCCATTGAAactgatttcttttctttttctgaggAGGAGGGGaatggaaaaaagaaatatgagtAGCCAACAAAGAATCAAACTTGTCCCTTAAATTTTTTAGGGGATAATGCCATGAcagatttaatttttctatttttgtcatGAAATCCTTCACATCAATAATTGAtgtattatttgaaataattgatagATTAGgccaaaaaaacatattatttgCACAGCTATGTGAAACCTAAACTGGGCCTTTATCTAACAAAAAAGCCCATTGGGCAATAAAGCCCTTTCTACTAAAATGAGATCCAGACTATAGATATGTTAAACGACGTAGTTTTAAGCGAATCGTTTGGCCTTTTTATTCCTCCTACTCTCAAATACCCTAATTAGGTTTGTGATTGTCTTTGCCTCACTTTGCTGCCGTACCTAATCGGAGAGCTCCCGCTGACTGCGATCGGATTTCATGGTAAGTTTCTCTGCAAATTTCATCAATTCTGTTTCCGTTAATATGTTCTAATTTCCGCGTTTCTGATTTGGTGGTACTTGCAGGCTCCTAAGAAAGACAAGGCTCCCCCACCTTCATCCAAGCCCGCCAAGTCTGGTGGTGGGaagcagaagaagaaggttcttgGTTCTTGTTCTAGTTCTAATTTTTGTACCATTTTATTATCGTTTTGCCACGTGGGTAATGCTAGATATGTGTGATGGATAAGTATCTGATGTTAAAGATTGGATTTGTGTGGTAACAGAAGTGGAGCAAGGGAAAGCAAAAGGAGAAGGTGAATAACCAGGTGCTGTTCGATCAGGCTACCTATGACAAGCTCCTCTCCGAGGCACCCAAATACAAACTCATTACTCCTTCCATTCTCTCTGACCGTTTGAGGGTATCTTCTatcatcacttttttttattattattcttatgtTAAAGGATTATTCTTATTGATGGGAGCGTTTGTGTTGGTGATGTTTTGattcatttcatttattttgttgttcttaaaattaaattgtgaaTTATAAGAGCTTTAATGTGGGTGAGGTCTCAGTTATAGCTATTCCTTAATTGGTAGTCGTCTATAAGATCTGCATTCCTAGACTGATTGATTGTATGGAGCATATGTTTGGTATTGTTATGTTCTTAATTGGGATTATCTAGACTGATTGGTTGGGTTCCAACTTCAATTGTTGCATATTTGAAACTTTGTATATTCTGTGTCATTTGAGATTCCGAATTGTATTACAAGCCATAAACCTAGGATTTATTGTTAGTTGCACTTATTTATGTGTCTATGCTTTGTCCTTTTGCTGCCTTTTGGGAAATAATTCTGGAAAATTGTTTTATGTTCTAACCATATGACAGTCTTCTTGGCACATGGCTATGCTCACATTTTTTTGTAATGGTTTCTTTGATATCATTCTAGAGTCTAGATTTACTAACTATTGTTTTTCCCTGCTATAGTAATTGCCCAGTAGTAAGTAGTGAAATATGACGGTACCTTTTCATAGGTAATACTTGTGTAATCTATTACCACATTATTTAGTTAGGATGGACACAAGCCTTGTGTACTGTGTTAACTCATTTGAAATTTGCAATGTATAAATGGGGAAGTGGTTGAAAATTAATTCTCTTTTGGCCATTTTCAGCACCATGACATTGTTCTACACTCAAAACACAATTGTTCTGCATGACTGTTATCTTTTCAATTAGTTTTTATGGATTATATTAAGATTCTCATAATTTTTCATGCACTTTACAGATTAATGGATCACTTGCAAGGAAGGCTATTAGGGAATTGATGGCCAGAGGTTCAATAAGGATGGTGTCTGCCCATGCTAGTCAGCAGATTTACACTAGAGCGACAAACACCTAGATGTACTGGTTATAATTTATGTAGTATTGATGCACCGCTGAagtgaaattttgtttttttctgttTGAGACATACCTCATGCTAGATTGCATCAGTTTGACGGTTGCTAAATTCATGGGTTATTTCCTTTTGCATCCTTGGTAATATATTTGACACAAGGCTTTCATATTTGTTGTTTTTGGCGTTATGCAAGCATGTTATTCCGTTAGGTGAAGCTAGCCTTCACAGATAGATTTGGATATTTTAACTGCATGTCTGGTAACCTATAATCCGTTTGAAACGTGATGTTCCGCTACAACACTGAAGATGCTCAGTATAGCTTGACGTGAAAATGTGTGTATACGGGAGTTGCAAGCACAACTCCAAACACTAATGAGAAGAGAGATCAcggcaataattttttttttttttttataatggctATGGATATATCAAATAACTATTTCATAATACAATTGCTGGcgatttttttgtttgtcaatCAACACGAAAAACTATTAATTTGTCAATGTGATTTTTGTGTTTGCTGgtgatttaattttagttttagtggCTGAAGCGAACTTCTTTTGCTGTATGTTTAGTTGGTTCTTACAAACTATTTAATCCCCAACTTTAACGAACTTCCTTAACTTAAGAC is a window encoding:
- the LOC548053 gene encoding 40S ribosomal protein S25; its protein translation is MAPKKDKAPPPSSKPAKSGGGKQKKKKWSKGKQKEKVNNQVLFDQATYDKLLSEAPKYKLITPSILSDRLRINGSLARKAIRELMARGSIRMVSAHASQQIYTRATNT